From one Haloferax marinisediminis genomic stretch:
- the trkA gene encoding Trk system potassium transporter TrkA, translating to MRVVIIGAGEVGSNIASSLADSHDVVVVDVDSDRVEELNYSLDVLAITGDGASIETLEEAGVGEADLLIASTDHDETNLATCGTSKVLGDAFTIARVKQVGFLRTWERKSSAFGVDFMVCSNLLTAEDIVQIIGLPAAVDAEWFANGLVQMAEFEIAPESPLVGKTIRDADQFELLTFAAILRDDGVEFPRGDSRLAADDRIVVIGPRERVHEFALTASPSAASVGTESVFVIGGGEIGYQTARLLQERGIKLRLIEEDPERARELAEKLPETLVLQFDATDTDALERENFGSADAVVAALESDQENLLVSLLAKRLGVNQTIAVVETGEYRDVFEAVGVDVAVNPRTVTAEEITRITREETTEKLTFIEDDRAEVIEVEIGEDNSLVGVPIRESIPALPDGVVVGAIARERTLVSPRGDTVIEAGDHVVLLVDSDVAEEVIAAI from the coding sequence GTGCGCGTAGTTATCATCGGTGCGGGAGAAGTCGGTTCGAACATCGCGTCGAGCCTCGCAGATTCACACGACGTGGTCGTCGTCGATGTCGATTCCGACCGCGTCGAGGAGTTGAACTACTCACTCGACGTGCTCGCGATAACGGGTGATGGCGCGTCTATCGAGACGTTAGAAGAGGCGGGCGTGGGAGAGGCGGACCTCCTCATCGCAAGCACCGACCACGACGAGACGAATCTCGCAACCTGTGGAACGTCGAAGGTTCTCGGAGACGCCTTCACCATCGCACGAGTCAAGCAGGTCGGATTTCTCCGGACGTGGGAGCGGAAGTCCAGTGCGTTCGGCGTCGACTTCATGGTCTGCTCGAATCTGCTCACTGCCGAAGACATCGTCCAGATTATCGGCCTCCCCGCGGCGGTCGATGCCGAGTGGTTCGCAAACGGACTCGTCCAGATGGCCGAGTTCGAAATCGCCCCGGAAAGCCCGCTCGTCGGGAAGACGATTCGCGATGCCGACCAGTTCGAACTACTCACGTTCGCCGCGATTCTCCGAGACGACGGCGTCGAGTTCCCTCGCGGCGACAGCAGGCTCGCCGCAGACGACCGCATCGTGGTCATCGGCCCACGTGAGCGCGTCCACGAGTTCGCACTCACCGCGTCACCGTCTGCCGCGTCGGTCGGTACCGAGAGCGTCTTCGTCATCGGTGGCGGTGAAATCGGTTACCAGACTGCCCGATTGCTACAAGAGCGGGGAATCAAACTCCGCCTCATCGAAGAAGACCCAGAGCGCGCCCGCGAACTCGCCGAGAAGCTCCCGGAGACGCTCGTCTTGCAGTTCGACGCGACCGACACCGACGCGCTGGAACGAGAGAACTTCGGGAGCGCAGACGCCGTCGTCGCGGCGCTCGAAAGCGACCAGGAGAACCTGCTCGTCTCTCTGCTCGCAAAAAGACTCGGTGTCAACCAGACGATTGCAGTCGTCGAGACGGGTGAGTACCGCGACGTATTCGAGGCAGTGGGCGTCGACGTTGCAGTCAACCCGCGAACCGTGACCGCCGAAGAGATAACGCGAATCACGCGAGAGGAGACGACTGAGAAACTGACGTTCATCGAAGACGACCGGGCCGAAGTTATCGAGGTCGAAATCGGCGAAGACAACTCACTCGTGGGAGTGCCGATTCGTGAGTCGATACCCGCACTCCCGGACGGTGTCGTCGTCGGAGCAATCGCCAGAGAGAGAACACTCGTCTCACCGCGGGGCGATACCGTCATCGAGGCCGGTGACCACGTCGTCCTTCTCGTCGATTCGGACGTCGCTGAAGAGGTAATCGCTGCAATCTGA
- a CDS encoding TrkH family potassium uptake protein, with amino-acid sequence MNANFKTVVDYRTSLGFLGSVLKYMALPPLLPIAVALYYGESPVPFLVAMAVMLVVGVGLERLRTDPNLGHREAFLLVSLTWLAIPLVGMIPYLVAGQGTVAHPVNALFESMSGFTTTGATVLGDISFDTHTRSIMMWRQVTQWLGGMGIIVLMVAILPELSVGGAQVIDQEAPGLSIEKLTPRIRDTARALWQIYAGFTVAAVLVYYGLHLAGVAPNMDFYNAVAHALTTLPTGGFSPEARSVEAFSPAIQWAITFFMIVAGTNFALFWYVLAGEPEQLTKNAEFRTYLLLMGAVSVILAALLFTGLGLDAVPNIDPIPGNAEHSVRQAVFQTVAIVTTTGYASMDFNTWDQSAQVVLLLAMFLGGSAGSAAGSVKIIRWYLIEKATVRELFTSVHPDAVRPVRLADEIIDESTIRGLFVFTMAFLAIFAVSTVLLYLDSLRIGLELSGIEAVGIAIATLGNIGPGVGIAGPMNNFLPFSDAAKLYMVFLMWIGRLEILSVLIIFTPSYWRA; translated from the coding sequence ATGAACGCGAACTTCAAAACGGTCGTCGACTACCGGACGAGTCTGGGGTTTCTCGGCTCTGTACTCAAGTACATGGCACTCCCGCCGCTGTTGCCCATCGCTGTCGCCCTCTACTACGGTGAGAGTCCAGTCCCGTTTCTCGTCGCCATGGCCGTGATGTTAGTCGTCGGGGTCGGCCTCGAACGACTCCGAACAGACCCTAACCTCGGGCACCGCGAGGCGTTCTTGTTGGTGAGTCTGACGTGGCTCGCCATCCCGCTCGTCGGGATGATTCCGTATCTCGTCGCCGGCCAGGGGACTGTCGCGCACCCGGTCAACGCACTGTTCGAGAGCATGAGCGGATTTACGACGACGGGAGCGACAGTCCTCGGAGACATCTCGTTCGACACGCACACCCGGTCGATTATGATGTGGCGGCAGGTCACCCAGTGGCTCGGCGGCATGGGTATCATCGTCCTCATGGTGGCGATTCTCCCCGAACTCTCGGTCGGTGGTGCGCAGGTCATCGACCAGGAAGCACCGGGGCTGTCGATAGAGAAACTGACACCCCGGATTCGGGATACGGCGCGTGCGCTCTGGCAGATTTACGCTGGATTCACCGTCGCTGCTGTCCTCGTGTACTACGGTCTGCACCTCGCCGGCGTGGCACCGAACATGGACTTCTACAACGCCGTCGCGCACGCGCTGACGACGCTTCCGACTGGCGGGTTCTCGCCGGAAGCACGGAGTGTCGAAGCCTTCTCACCGGCGATACAGTGGGCGATTACCTTCTTCATGATCGTCGCAGGGACGAACTTCGCACTCTTTTGGTACGTCCTCGCGGGCGAACCCGAACAGTTGACGAAAAACGCGGAGTTCCGGACGTATCTCTTGTTGATGGGTGCGGTGAGTGTGATTCTCGCTGCGTTGTTGTTCACTGGTCTCGGACTCGACGCGGTCCCGAACATCGACCCGATTCCGGGGAACGCCGAGCACTCGGTCCGGCAGGCCGTCTTTCAGACGGTGGCAATCGTGACGACCACTGGGTACGCCAGTATGGACTTCAACACGTGGGACCAGTCGGCGCAGGTCGTACTCCTCTTGGCGATGTTCCTCGGTGGCTCTGCCGGGTCTGCTGCAGGGTCGGTCAAGATAATCCGGTGGTACCTCATCGAGAAAGCGACCGTTCGCGAACTGTTCACCTCGGTTCATCCCGACGCGGTGCGACCGGTCCGACTCGCCGACGAAATCATCGACGAATCGACGATTCGCGGGTTGTTCGTCTTCACGATGGCGTTCCTCGCCATCTTCGCCGTCTCGACGGTTCTCCTCTATCTGGATAGCCTGCGAATCGGCCTCGAACTCTCCGGTATCGAAGCAGTCGGCATCGCCATTGCGACACTCGGCAACATCGGGCCGGGTGTCGGCATCGCCGGACCGATGAACAACTTTCTGCCGTTCTCTGATGCGGCAAAGCTCTACATGGTCTTCTTGATGTGGATTGGCCGACTGGAGATTCTCTCGGTGCTTATCATCTTCACGCCATCGTACTGGCGGGCGTAA
- a CDS encoding APC family permease, with product MSLSLLDATMVGIGAMIGAGIFVLTGLAVDISGPAALLAFALNGGVTTFTALSYAELASAIPRNGGGYAYVREVFSAPVAFVMGWTRWFTYMIAGSLYALGFASNFLEFGHIYGVTLPGQPVLYALGAVVTLVALNALSTEASGRGETAITLVKIAILGVFVAFGLTAADVGEFDPFFTEGPLSLLPAMGLTFIAFQGYDLIATVTEEVENPQVNIPRAILLSVLVTVVVYLLVVFVAIGTLGADALAGAGETAIAQAAEGFMPAFPIIGSGAALIAFGAVFSTISALNAVVIGSSRVAFAMGRERQLPARLGRFHYRYGTPLAAILVSAVVMLIAVVVVPIRIVGNLASLFSLLGFIIVNYALIRLRRRQPDLQRPFEVPFYPLTPILGIACNVLLGLFIDPFTWILAIGWLLFGGGVYLLLSRRGDIGPSGPPEIQEPEPIQTAEQTDD from the coding sequence GTGAGCCTGAGTCTGCTGGACGCCACGATGGTCGGCATCGGCGCGATGATTGGTGCTGGTATCTTCGTGCTGACCGGCCTCGCTGTCGATATCTCTGGACCAGCAGCGCTCTTGGCGTTCGCTCTCAACGGCGGCGTCACGACGTTCACAGCGCTGTCGTACGCCGAGTTAGCGTCCGCGATTCCGCGAAACGGCGGTGGGTACGCCTACGTCCGCGAGGTGTTCTCCGCACCGGTCGCGTTCGTCATGGGATGGACGCGCTGGTTCACGTACATGATTGCCGGGTCGCTGTACGCACTCGGATTCGCCTCGAACTTCCTCGAGTTCGGCCACATCTACGGTGTCACACTCCCCGGCCAACCAGTGTTGTACGCACTTGGGGCCGTCGTGACGCTCGTCGCGCTCAACGCCCTCTCGACGGAGGCGTCGGGACGTGGTGAGACGGCTATCACGCTCGTCAAAATCGCCATCCTCGGCGTGTTCGTCGCGTTCGGACTCACCGCTGCAGACGTCGGCGAGTTCGACCCGTTTTTCACCGAGGGACCACTGTCACTGCTCCCCGCGATGGGCCTGACGTTCATCGCGTTCCAGGGGTACGACCTCATCGCGACGGTCACCGAAGAGGTCGAAAACCCGCAGGTGAACATCCCGCGGGCCATCCTCTTGTCGGTGCTCGTCACCGTCGTCGTCTACCTCCTCGTCGTCTTCGTCGCCATCGGGACGCTCGGTGCCGACGCACTCGCTGGGGCGGGCGAGACGGCCATCGCACAGGCAGCAGAGGGCTTCATGCCGGCGTTCCCCATCATCGGAAGCGGGGCGGCACTCATCGCCTTCGGTGCCGTGTTCTCGACCATCTCGGCACTCAACGCCGTCGTCATCGGTTCCTCACGCGTGGCGTTCGCGATGGGCCGTGAGCGTCAGTTGCCCGCTCGACTCGGTCGGTTCCACTACCGATACGGGACGCCGCTGGCCGCAATCTTGGTCTCCGCAGTCGTGATGCTCATCGCCGTCGTCGTCGTGCCGATCCGCATCGTCGGGAATCTGGCGAGTCTGTTCTCGCTGCTCGGGTTCATCATCGTCAACTACGCGTTGATTCGACTCCGGCGGCGACAACCCGACCTCCAGCGACCCTTCGAGGTTCCGTTCTATCCGCTCACGCCGATTCTCGGCATCGCCTGTAACGTGCTTCTCGGGTTGTTCATCGACCCGTTCACGTGGATACTGGCCATCGGCTGGTTGTTGTTCGGCGGCGGTGTCTACCTCCTCTTGTCGAGACGGGGAGACATCGGCCCGTCTGGGCCGCCGGAGATTCAAGAGCCAGAGCCGATTCAGACCGCCGAACAGACCGACGACTGA
- a CDS encoding potassium channel family protein: protein MSESVTHDLRVIVAGGGEMGVRTAELLDDRGHDVVIVESDPDRCDELADRYIATIIEGDASRPATLRQAQPERSDVIAALTDDETTNFAICMAAQRMSDIRTVMRISETADELYEEFVDGLVFPERLGARAATNEIANGGVRTIEDIGGNVEVVEVEVADDAPVAGKRLDEVRLPRGSLIIVDYRGDRLGGPDTVLEPGHRYVLAVESNVADEVMNLFRG from the coding sequence ATGAGTGAATCAGTGACACACGATTTACGCGTCATCGTCGCCGGCGGCGGGGAGATGGGCGTTCGGACGGCCGAACTCCTCGACGACCGCGGCCACGACGTCGTCATCGTCGAATCCGACCCCGACCGCTGTGACGAACTAGCCGACCGCTACATCGCCACGATAATCGAAGGCGATGCCTCACGGCCAGCGACGCTCAGACAGGCCCAGCCCGAACGGAGCGACGTCATCGCGGCACTGACGGACGACGAGACGACCAACTTCGCCATCTGCATGGCGGCACAGCGGATGTCCGATATCCGAACCGTGATGCGCATCAGTGAGACGGCCGACGAACTGTACGAAGAGTTCGTCGATGGCCTCGTCTTCCCCGAGCGACTGGGCGCACGGGCCGCGACGAACGAAATCGCAAACGGCGGCGTCCGAACCATCGAAGACATCGGCGGCAACGTCGAAGTCGTCGAAGTCGAAGTCGCCGACGACGCACCAGTCGCCGGCAAGCGACTCGACGAAGTCCGGCTTCCGCGTGGGAGTCTCATCATCGTCGACTACCGAGGCGACAGACTCGGCGGTCCCGACACAGTACTCGAACCGGGCCACCGCTACGTCCTCGCCGTCGAGTCGAACGTGGCGGACGAAGTGATGAATCTGTTCAGAGGGTAG
- the gatA gene encoding Asp-tRNA(Asn)/Glu-tRNA(Gln) amidotransferase subunit GatA produces the protein MSLNAFITKETVESDEDGPLSGKTIAVKDNISTKGLRTTCGSAMLEDYVPPYDATVVELLKDAGATIVGKANMDEFGMGTTTETSAFGPTKNPVDESRVPGGSSGGSAAAVAAGEADLALGSDTGGSIRCPAAFCGVVGIKPTYGLVSRYGLVAYANSLEQIGPIAPTVEEAAGLLDVIAGPDERDGTTHDEGADSDYASAATGDVDGLTIGVPTELVEGADEGVKEAFWAALDELEAQGAEYHEVSMPSVEKAVAAYYVIAMSEASSNLARFDGVRYGKSGGYEGNWNDAFARAREEGFGPEVKRRILLGTYALSAGYHDKYYAKAQDARAWVKQDFDAAFEDVDVLASPTMPVPPFKLGESLDDPLQMYLADANTVPVNLANLPAISVPAGETDGLPVGLQLIGPKFDEETIIRAASAVEN, from the coding sequence ATGTCGCTGAACGCCTTCATCACGAAAGAGACGGTCGAGAGCGACGAAGACGGCCCACTCAGTGGAAAGACCATCGCCGTCAAGGACAACATCTCGACGAAGGGCCTCCGGACGACGTGTGGCTCTGCGATGCTCGAAGACTACGTCCCGCCGTACGACGCGACTGTCGTCGAACTACTGAAAGACGCCGGAGCGACCATCGTCGGCAAGGCCAACATGGACGAGTTCGGGATGGGGACGACCACCGAAACGTCGGCGTTCGGCCCGACGAAGAACCCCGTGGACGAATCGCGTGTCCCCGGTGGCTCCTCCGGTGGCTCTGCCGCCGCCGTCGCCGCCGGTGAGGCCGACCTCGCACTCGGGTCCGACACTGGTGGCTCGATTCGCTGTCCCGCCGCGTTCTGTGGCGTCGTCGGTATCAAGCCGACCTACGGCCTCGTCTCGCGCTACGGCCTCGTCGCCTACGCGAACTCGCTGGAACAAATCGGCCCAATCGCGCCAACTGTCGAAGAAGCAGCAGGTCTACTCGACGTCATCGCCGGTCCCGACGAGCGCGACGGCACGACCCACGACGAAGGTGCCGACTCCGACTACGCCTCGGCCGCAACCGGTGACGTGGACGGACTCACGATCGGTGTCCCGACCGAACTCGTCGAGGGTGCTGACGAGGGCGTCAAAGAGGCCTTCTGGGCCGCCCTCGACGAACTCGAAGCACAGGGTGCAGAGTACCACGAAGTGAGCATGCCCTCGGTCGAGAAGGCTGTCGCCGCGTACTACGTCATCGCGATGTCCGAAGCTTCCTCGAACCTCGCGCGCTTCGACGGCGTCCGCTACGGCAAGTCCGGTGGCTACGAGGGCAACTGGAACGACGCCTTCGCCCGCGCTCGTGAGGAAGGCTTCGGCCCAGAAGTCAAGCGTCGTATCCTCCTCGGAACGTACGCCCTCTCGGCTGGCTACCACGACAAGTACTACGCGAAAGCGCAGGACGCCCGCGCGTGGGTCAAACAGGACTTCGATGCCGCGTTCGAGGACGTCGACGTTCTCGCCTCGCCGACGATGCCTGTCCCGCCGTTCAAACTCGGTGAGAGCCTCGACGACCCGCTCCAGATGTACCTCGCCGACGCGAACACCGTCCCGGTGAACCTCGCGAACCTCCCCGCAATCTCCGTACCGGCGGGCGAGACGGATGGCCTCCCGGTCGGTCTCCAACTCATCGGTCCGAAGTTCGACGAAGAGACCATCATCCGCGCGGCATCGGCCGTCGAGAACTAA
- the gatC gene encoding Asp-tRNA(Asn)/Glu-tRNA(Gln) amidotransferase subunit GatC, producing the protein MSDTPVDADEVRHVAELARVDLDEDEVEEFATQFADILEYFDALDEVPEVDREDELVNVMRPDEVREGLTQEEALSNAAETEDGYFKGPRVS; encoded by the coding sequence ATGAGCGATACGCCCGTCGACGCCGACGAGGTTCGACACGTCGCCGAGTTGGCACGGGTCGACCTCGACGAGGACGAAGTCGAGGAGTTTGCGACGCAGTTCGCGGACATCCTCGAGTACTTCGACGCCCTCGACGAGGTCCCCGAAGTCGACCGCGAAGACGAACTGGTGAACGTGATGCGCCCCGACGAGGTCCGTGAGGGCCTCACCCAAGAGGAAGCGCTCTCGAACGCCGCAGAGACCGAAGACGGCTACTTCAAAGGTCCACGGGTGTCCTAA
- a CDS encoding transcription initiation factor IIB: MTGSVRRFTTDNARVRKQDETQTEREQDEMLACPECGSETLVSDTEHGETVCDDCGLVVEEDEIDRGPEWRAFNSSEKDQKSRVGAPTTNMMHDKGLSTNIGWQNKDAYGRSLSSRQREKMQRLRTWNERFRTRDSKERNLKQALGEIDRMASALGLPDNVRETASVIYRRALNDDLLPGRSIEGVATSSLYAAARMAGTPRSLDEITNVSRVEKDEIARTYRYVVRELKLEIQPADPEQYVPRFASDLDLSDESERRARQLLKTAKKQGVHSGKSPVGLAAAAVYAASLLTNDKVTQNEVSDVANISEVTIRNRYHELLEAEEQIQMP; encoded by the coding sequence ATGACAGGAAGTGTCAGACGATTCACGACCGATAACGCGCGCGTGCGCAAGCAGGATGAAACTCAAACCGAACGCGAGCAAGACGAGATGCTCGCGTGTCCCGAATGCGGTTCGGAGACGCTCGTCTCCGACACGGAACACGGCGAGACGGTTTGTGACGACTGCGGTCTCGTCGTCGAAGAAGACGAGATAGACCGCGGTCCAGAGTGGCGGGCGTTCAACTCTTCGGAGAAAGACCAGAAGTCCCGCGTCGGCGCTCCCACCACCAACATGATGCACGACAAGGGGCTGTCGACGAACATCGGGTGGCAGAACAAAGACGCCTACGGACGCTCGCTGTCGTCACGACAACGAGAGAAGATGCAGCGTCTTCGCACGTGGAACGAGCGATTCCGCACCCGCGACTCGAAAGAGCGCAACCTCAAACAGGCACTCGGCGAAATCGACCGGATGGCGTCGGCCCTCGGTCTCCCGGACAACGTCCGTGAGACTGCATCGGTCATCTATCGCCGTGCCCTCAACGACGACCTGCTCCCCGGACGGTCCATCGAGGGTGTCGCCACGTCGTCGCTCTACGCCGCGGCCCGAATGGCCGGCACACCCCGCTCGCTCGACGAGATTACGAACGTCTCGCGCGTCGAGAAAGACGAAATCGCGCGAACGTATCGCTACGTCGTCCGCGAACTCAAACTCGAGATTCAGCCGGCGGACCCCGAGCAGTACGTTCCCCGGTTCGCGAGCGACCTCGACCTCTCGGACGAGTCTGAACGACGCGCACGGCAGCTCTTGAAGACCGCCAAAAAGCAGGGCGTCCACTCAGGCAAGTCGCCGGTCGGCCTCGCTGCCGCCGCCGTCTACGCCGCCTCGCTGCTCACCAACGACAAGGTGACGCAAAACGAGGTCTCCGACGTAGCGAACATCTCCGAAGTCACGATTCGGAACCGCTACCACGAACTGCTCGAAGCAGAAGAGCAGATTCAGATGCCCTGA
- a CDS encoding NUDIX hydrolase, with protein sequence METTRHFTATVYIVNDGAVALHRHERLGIRIPPGGHVDRDELPHEAGLREVREETGLDPELVDDTDSVPAPAGEVLPQPRQQMLYDINVHDDGTVGHQHIDHIYYARVDSRDIDPAPGEADPEVWEWYDPADLRESDIDPDTVQFSLEAIEVVSDSN encoded by the coding sequence ATGGAGACGACGCGACACTTCACGGCGACAGTCTACATCGTCAACGACGGTGCTGTGGCTCTCCACCGACACGAACGCCTCGGCATCCGTATCCCGCCGGGTGGCCACGTCGACCGCGACGAACTCCCGCACGAAGCGGGCCTCCGCGAAGTTCGTGAGGAGACAGGACTCGACCCGGAACTCGTCGACGACACCGACTCCGTTCCCGCACCAGCCGGCGAGGTGCTTCCCCAGCCCCGCCAGCAGATGCTCTACGACATCAACGTCCACGACGACGGCACGGTCGGCCACCAGCACATCGACCACATTTACTACGCACGCGTGGACTCCCGCGACATCGACCCGGCACCGGGCGAGGCCGACCCCGAAGTGTGGGAGTGGTACGACCCAGCCGACCTGCGAGAGAGCGATATCGACCCCGATACGGTGCAGTTCTCACTGGAGGCTATCGAAGTCGTGAGCGACAGTAACTGA
- a CDS encoding asparagine synthase-related protein produces the protein MTGGDAPINGAAESVVRRALTDRDPLPGTAGFAGEVDGYLVRDVLGRYPLFSERDDASSWSFDHRDLTDPVAVPPGHARRTNGSPSDDEQVWTLPDPDATTDTDEALERVRDAVFESVRSVESDGLAVAFSGGVDSAVVASGVPNAPCYVAGFDGSHDIAAARDAADAMGRDLRVVELTHEAIERAVPEIVDALGRTNPMDVQIVLPLYLLAEQVVEDGYDRLAVGQGADELFGGYAKVAKAPDDPRVEAETVRGAAREMVRTLPDQLERDVLTLRAAGVEPVAPLLHDRVVEAALPLPGELLVDDGRRKVALRAAAKEVLPESVAEADKKAVQYGTYASRELDRLARQAGFKRRMENHVQQYVESLLE, from the coding sequence ATGACCGGTGGAGACGCGCCGATTAACGGTGCGGCCGAATCAGTCGTCCGACGCGCGCTCACCGACCGTGACCCACTTCCCGGAACTGCAGGATTCGCCGGCGAGGTCGATGGCTATCTCGTTCGTGACGTGCTCGGTCGCTACCCACTGTTCTCGGAGCGCGACGACGCCTCTTCGTGGTCGTTCGACCACCGCGACCTGACAGACCCTGTCGCTGTCCCGCCGGGCCACGCCCGTCGGACGAACGGTTCTCCCTCCGACGACGAGCAGGTCTGGACGCTCCCCGACCCAGACGCCACGACCGACACCGACGAGGCACTCGAGCGAGTCCGTGACGCCGTCTTCGAATCGGTTCGGTCGGTCGAATCCGACGGCCTCGCCGTCGCGTTCTCCGGTGGTGTGGACTCCGCAGTCGTCGCATCCGGCGTCCCGAATGCACCGTGTTACGTCGCCGGATTCGACGGCTCACACGACATCGCCGCCGCACGAGACGCCGCCGACGCGATGGGCCGTGACCTCCGCGTGGTCGAACTGACTCACGAGGCCATCGAGCGCGCCGTCCCCGAAATCGTCGACGCACTCGGTCGCACGAACCCGATGGACGTGCAAATCGTCCTTCCACTCTACCTGTTGGCCGAACAGGTGGTCGAAGACGGTTACGACCGACTCGCGGTCGGACAAGGCGCAGACGAACTGTTCGGCGGGTACGCCAAAGTCGCCAAAGCACCCGACGACCCTCGGGTGGAAGCCGAGACGGTTCGCGGGGCCGCCCGCGAGATGGTGCGTACCCTTCCCGACCAACTCGAACGGGACGTTCTCACGCTCCGCGCGGCGGGTGTCGAACCTGTCGCACCGCTTCTCCACGACCGGGTGGTCGAAGCGGCGCTCCCGCTTCCGGGTGAGTTACTCGTCGACGACGGCCGCCGGAAGGTGGCGCTTCGAGCGGCCGCGAAAGAAGTGCTTCCTGAGTCCGTCGCCGAGGCGGACAAGAAAGCGGTGCAGTACGGCACCTACGCGTCCCGAGAACTCGACCGCCTCGCCCGGCAAGCGGGCTTCAAACGGCGGATGGAGAACCACGTTCAGCAGTACGTGGAGTCGTTGCTTGAGTAA
- a CDS encoding PHP domain-containing protein, which translates to MLSVELHSHSSLSYDGRDPVEYLLEQAAAVGLDALAVTDHDEIDASLEAADIAPDYGLVGIPGMEVTCAAGHVLALGVRELIPAGLSYDETLDRIHDAGGIAVVPHPFQKSRHGVAPHISRAQLAAADAIEVYNSRLLTGIANQRAERFAKRRELPMTAGSDAHISEMVGQAVTEVGTDIRTPDAILEAITEGRTSVVGSKTPWRISFQQAAGGAKRRVKHALTDFL; encoded by the coding sequence GTGTTATCGGTCGAGTTGCACTCCCACTCGTCGCTCTCGTACGACGGGCGAGACCCGGTCGAATACCTCCTCGAACAGGCGGCCGCCGTCGGCTTAGACGCGCTTGCGGTGACCGACCACGACGAGATCGACGCCAGTCTCGAAGCAGCAGACATCGCACCTGACTACGGACTCGTCGGCATCCCCGGGATGGAAGTCACCTGCGCAGCAGGACACGTTCTCGCACTCGGTGTTCGAGAACTCATCCCCGCCGGTCTCTCGTACGACGAGACGCTCGACCGCATCCACGACGCCGGGGGTATCGCAGTCGTCCCCCACCCGTTCCAGAAGTCCCGCCACGGCGTTGCGCCGCACATTTCGCGTGCCCAACTCGCCGCCGCGGACGCCATCGAAGTCTACAATTCGCGCCTCCTGACGGGTATCGCCAACCAACGCGCCGAGCGGTTTGCCAAACGTCGAGAACTCCCGATGACCGCCGGGAGCGACGCGCACATCAGCGAGATGGTTGGACAAGCGGTCACCGAAGTCGGCACCGATATCCGGACTCCCGACGCCATCCTCGAAGCCATCACTGAGGGCCGAACTAGTGTCGTCGGGAGCAAGACCCCGTGGCGCATCTCGTTCCAGCAGGCCGCCGGCGGTGCGAAGCGCCGCGTGAAACACGCGCTGACCGACTTTCTCTGA
- a CDS encoding CBS domain-containing protein, with protein MTVGDIARPKDDLVTATVDTPVSELAKMMDDRKVGSVVVADGDSIEGIVTDRDIALKCVASGGDLKEMTAKDVMTEKPFTVDADTGVYDLFRQMREHGVRRAPIVDGGKLSGIVTIDDLLVLLEDEMHELSEIIRAESPPYTPA; from the coding sequence ATGACTGTAGGAGACATTGCGAGACCGAAAGACGACTTGGTAACTGCAACGGTAGACACACCAGTCAGTGAGCTGGCGAAGATGATGGACGACAGAAAGGTCGGTTCTGTGGTCGTCGCCGACGGCGACTCCATCGAGGGCATCGTCACAGACCGCGACATCGCGCTCAAATGCGTCGCGTCGGGTGGCGACCTGAAAGAGATGACCGCGAAGGACGTCATGACGGAGAAACCGTTCACCGTCGACGCGGACACCGGTGTGTACGACCTGTTCCGCCAGATGCGTGAACACGGCGTTCGCCGGGCACCTATCGTGGACGGTGGGAAACTCAGCGGCATCGTCACTATCGACGACCTGCTCGTGTTACTCGAAGACGAGATGCACGAACTGAGCGAAATCATCCGTGCCGAATCGCCGCCGTACACGCCCGCCTGA